From a single Octopus sinensis linkage group LG5, ASM634580v1, whole genome shotgun sequence genomic region:
- the LOC115212251 gene encoding kinesin heavy chain-like, producing MSNFTDKARIDFWIRKPNYGKYTKKARTLPDLLKDIKSRIELNEREAKSVMEYLDNLIKENNTIMAKLVEENLLKREELVKSLYKDVQDTSPAGDNGEMAQKRKHTLQETVEKSLDKLCHNLRNLNLTQYVTKKKEDSMEDCNKKICFFESVKQKQSTYEDNLLQRLRTIYNSYNKVNFKWEMACNTVATYKYLVNQMKKELINIPHELELSEKGLTEAKKELGELSILYENEAKRCLKAQTELENTKRLLIVGKQTQESNLEEKKLKNKKLKTEKSNKDTGINEAERELKENRMISIKKELEDTEVKFTKLKDMNEAIKSELDIKKLDDLPPRIHWENSAKEQLMAAINQALETLICKKEEIRHIKENMEAAEIKRSQELDKMNDWIYEIRNLYLMGKERHFSVHKRSLQIKDLLDQYESVKKDLCDHIATAFPVAINSQTLTEAKEKLEDIIEELRPKPTIDTIISEMEVGDGEEVYEMKFPLDYMGAQDENLAFELTEAQNEKYISHAEAKLKSMKIVEEAKSRKT from the coding sequence ATGAGTAATTTTACAGACAAAGCCAGAATTGACTTCTGGATTCGAAAGCCAAACTATGGGAAGTACACGAAGAAGGCACGAACCCTGCCTGATTTATTAAAAGACATTAAATCAAGAATTGAATTAAACGAAAGAGAAGCTAAATCTGTTATGGAGTATCTCGATAATTTAATCAAAGAAAATAATACTATCATGGCAAAATTAGTGGAAGAAAACCTTCTCAAGCGAGAAGAATTGGTGAAATCTTTGTACAAAGATGTTCAAGATACTTCACCTGCCGGAGATAATGGTGAAATGGCACAGAAGCGAAAACATACTCTTCAAGAAACTGTAGAAAAAAGTTTAGATAAGTTGTGCCATAATCTCAGGAATTTAAATTTGACACAATATGTAACCAAGAAGAAAGAGGATAGTATGGAAgattgcaataaaaaaatatgctttTTTGAAAGCGTTAAACAAAAGCAAAGTACTTATGAAGACAATTTGCTTCAGCGGCTTCGTACGATATACAATAGCTACAACAAAGTAAACTTCAAATGGGAGATGGCATGTAACACTGTCGCTACTTATAAATATTTGGTCAATCAAATGAAGAAAGAATTGATTAATATTCCTCATGAGCTAGAATTGAGTGAAAAGGGTTTGACTGAGGCGAAAAAGGAACTAGGAGAGCTATCGATTTTATATGAAAATGAAGCCAAAAGATGCTTAAAAGCGCAAACAGAATTAGAAAACACAAAACGTCTTCTAATCGTTGGTAAACAAACTCAGGAGTCtaatttggaagaaaaaaaattgaaaaataaaaaattgaagaCAGAAAAATCTAATAAAGATACGGGTATAAATGAGGCCGAACGAGAATTGAAAGAAAATCGAATGATATCTATAAAAAAGGAACTAGAAGACACAGAGGTTAAATTTACTAAACTTAAAGACATGAATGAAGCAATAAAATCAGAGCTTGATATTAAAAAGTTAGATGATTTACCCCCAAGAATTCACTGGGAAAATAGTGCCAAAGAGCAGTTAATGGCTGCTATAAATCAGGCTCTTGAAACTCTCATttgcaaaaaagaagaaattcgTCACATCAAAGAAAATATGGAAGCCGCTGAGATTAAAAGATCACAGGAATTAGATAAAATGAATGACTGGATTTATGAAATCAGGAATTTGTACCTAATGGGCAAAGAACGTCATTTCAGCGTACACAAACGGAGTTTGCAAATAAAAGATCTACTTGACCAATATGAAAGTGTGAAGAAAGACCTTTGTGACCATATTGCAACAGCATTTCCGGTTGCAATAAACAGCCAAACTCTAACTGAGGCAAAAGAAAAACTTGAAGACATCATCGAAGAATTGCGGCCCAAGCCAACTATCGATACCATAATTTCCGAAATGGAGGTTGGTGATGGAGAAGAAGTATATGAAATGAAATTTCCGTTGGATTACATGGGTGCACAAGATGAGAATTTAGCCTTTGAATTGACGGAGGCCCAAAACGAGAAATATATTTCACACGCAGAGGCTAAATTGAAATCCATGAAGATCGTTGAAGAGGCGAAAAGTAGGAAAACCTAG